Proteins encoded in a region of the Planococcus citri chromosome 1, ihPlaCitr1.1, whole genome shotgun sequence genome:
- the LOC135841332 gene encoding large ribosomal subunit protein uL10m-like produces the protein MFAGFCKNHSLKTHAVLFQSVRYKRVNLRKPRPPHFEAQRIEKFVRVSIPKPYDADFPQFLKCRKPLKSIVAEKEEENPYERILANELLELFEKSKMIMFLHANPVCGEDFYRSIKTFKKADMELVQRSKTTVKMAVENSKYLPITSLFHSHTVTLCSAAVQIDVAFKLLKKMPYYILLGGIVNDQFLHRNKLEEYSKLPNLDVVRGQLVHTLNAGSAALANNILNHHQNDFVSLLDRLPPKS, from the exons CATTCGTTGAAAACGCACGCCGTACTCTTTCAGTCAGTCAGATATAAAAGAGTGAATTTAAGGAAACCGAGACCGCCGCATTTCGAGGCGCAAAGAATAGAAAAGTTTGTACGCGTTAGCATTCCTAAGCCGTACGATGctgattttcctcaatttttgaagtgcAGAAAACCGCTCAAGAGTATCGTTGCCGAAAAGGAAGAA GAAAACCCGTACGAAAGAATATTGGCTAACGAGCTGCTCGAGTTGTTTGAGAAGTCTAAAATGATAATGTTTCTTCATGCGAATCCCGTGTGCGGCGAAGATTTTTATCGA TCGATAAAGACGTTTAAAAAAGCCGACATGGAGCTGGTGCAACGAAGCAAAACTACCGTCAAGATGGCCGTAGAGAATAGCAAATATCTTCCAATCACGAGTCTGTTTCATTCGCATACGGTAACTTTGTGCAGCGCTGCCGTTCAAATTGACGTAGCCTtcaaattgctgaaaaagatgccTTATTACATTCTGCTCG GTGGAATAGTAAACGATCAATTTTTACACAGAAACAAGTTGGAAGAATACAGCAAGTTACCAAATTTAGACGTCGTCAGAGGACAGCTGGTTCATACATTAAACGCCGGCAGTGCCGCACTCGCCAACAACATTTTAAATCATCATCAAAACGATTTTGTTTCCTTGTTAGACCGTTTACCGCCGAAATCGTAA